In Thermodesulfovibrionales bacterium, the following are encoded in one genomic region:
- a CDS encoding threonyl-tRNA synthetase editing domain-containing protein codes for MKLLMFYAHGWWYKTALKSLPDVPEVEKEESVKNAVVIFFHAEAEDEAKGESVLQKFVKNTKWIAGKFNTRNVVFHSFNHLSSSKSSPQFAKGLLDEAVERLQRTGYDVMTTPFGYFNEFRIHVAGDSLAKVFKEF; via the coding sequence ATGAAACTTCTCATGTTCTACGCCCACGGGTGGTGGTACAAGACCGCATTGAAGAGTCTCCCCGATGTGCCCGAGGTCGAAAAGGAGGAATCGGTGAAAAATGCGGTGGTTATCTTCTTCCATGCAGAGGCAGAGGACGAGGCGAAGGGAGAGAGCGTGCTCCAGAAATTCGTGAAGAACACGAAATGGATCGCAGGGAAATTCAACACGAGGAATGTGGTATTCCATTCCTTCAACCACCTCTCCTCAAGCAAGTCTTCGCCTCAGTTTGCGAAAGGTCTCCTCGATGAGGCGGTTGAGAGGCTCCAAAGGACTGGCTATGACGTCATGACTACTCCCTTCGGTTATTTCAACGAATTCAGGATTCACGTGGCAGGGGACTCGCTGGCAAAGGTCTTTAAGGAGTTTTGA